Proteins co-encoded in one Opitutus terrae PB90-1 genomic window:
- a CDS encoding tetratricopeptide repeat protein, with protein MAAEAKTVTGRRRLLVTLGVLGLLGLALAGWRLWAAHAAVAGGVPPVPELAQGADELQQRVRRADAGARGYLHPQRSLAELARLCHANGFFDEAILCYETLQRLQPDEARWPHLHAAILATNGQLDEAAPLYRRSAELAPDYLPARLRLGDVLLKANRLSEAEQAYRGVLQKLASEPYAMLGLARCAIARDDWESARQQLQGCIAANPEFVGGLSLMATVHEHFGEPDEANRIREHVNKREFVDLLDPWVEALLEDCYDHYRLSVAAAVAGFRGDHASAERWLLRAIELSPKPAAYYRQLGKFYTRTENMSAARRAFEHATALAPEDSDAWALLVNLLKSAGERPAAYSALDRGLRNRPDSRALHHALGQMLAEDGRYAPAIAEFQRAKQLQPTEVSAYVEIALVHFRLGEIEAGMDEMRAALAVQPDHPVALVMLGRDAIARGEEAQAREWIRRARLQSRVRPEDLNAMLAEFQQKFGRLP; from the coding sequence ATGGCGGCCGAAGCAAAAACCGTGACGGGCCGGCGCAGGCTCCTCGTGACGCTGGGCGTGCTCGGGTTGCTCGGCCTCGCGCTGGCAGGCTGGCGGCTGTGGGCCGCGCACGCGGCGGTGGCCGGCGGGGTTCCGCCGGTGCCGGAGCTGGCGCAGGGGGCGGACGAATTGCAGCAACGCGTGAGGCGCGCCGACGCGGGGGCCCGCGGTTATCTGCACCCGCAACGATCGCTCGCGGAGCTGGCGCGGCTTTGTCACGCGAACGGTTTTTTTGACGAGGCGATTCTGTGCTACGAGACCCTGCAACGCCTGCAGCCGGACGAAGCGCGCTGGCCGCACCTGCACGCCGCGATCCTGGCGACGAACGGGCAACTCGATGAGGCGGCGCCGCTGTATCGGCGTTCGGCGGAGCTGGCGCCAGATTATCTCCCCGCGCGACTGCGGCTTGGCGACGTGCTGCTGAAGGCGAATCGCCTGAGCGAGGCCGAGCAGGCCTATCGCGGGGTGTTGCAGAAGCTGGCCAGTGAACCCTACGCGATGCTCGGGCTGGCGCGTTGCGCGATCGCGCGCGACGACTGGGAATCCGCACGGCAGCAGTTGCAGGGGTGCATCGCGGCGAACCCGGAGTTCGTCGGCGGGCTATCGCTGATGGCCACCGTGCACGAACATTTCGGCGAGCCCGACGAGGCGAACCGGATCCGTGAACACGTGAACAAACGGGAGTTCGTCGATCTGCTCGATCCCTGGGTCGAGGCGCTGCTGGAAGATTGTTATGATCATTACCGGCTGAGCGTGGCGGCGGCGGTGGCCGGGTTCCGCGGAGACCACGCGAGCGCGGAGCGCTGGCTGCTTCGTGCGATCGAGCTGTCGCCAAAACCGGCGGCGTATTACCGGCAACTCGGAAAATTCTATACGCGCACCGAAAACATGTCGGCGGCGCGACGGGCGTTCGAGCACGCGACCGCGTTGGCCCCGGAAGACTCCGACGCGTGGGCGCTGCTGGTCAATCTGCTGAAGTCGGCGGGCGAGCGGCCGGCGGCGTATTCCGCGCTCGACCGCGGATTGAGGAACCGGCCCGACTCGCGCGCGCTGCATCACGCGCTGGGCCAGATGCTGGCGGAGGACGGACGTTACGCGCCGGCGATCGCCGAATTCCAGCGCGCGAAGCAGCTGCAGCCGACCGAGGTGAGCGCCTACGTCGAGATCGCGCTGGTGCATTTCCGGCTGGGGGAAATCGAAGCGGGGATGGACGAGATGCGTGCGGCGTTGGCCGTGCAACCGGATCACCCGGTCGCGTTGGTGATGCTGGGTCGCGACGCGATTGCGCGGGGAGAGGAAGCGCAGGCTCGTGAGTGGATTCGCCGCGCGCGGCTGCAGAGCCGCGTCCGACCGGAGGACCTCAACGCAATGCTGGCCGAGTTTCAGCAGAAGTTTGGGCGGCTGCCGTAG